In one Thermaerobacter sp. PB12/4term genomic region, the following are encoded:
- a CDS encoding dipeptidase, translating into MSYTPYGPIVDAHVDTVLDLAAGRRRLGERSYQGHVDLPRLEEAGVGVQVFAHYIEPVYKPHAALIRFMELYDVFLREVALYPDRITVVTTVAELDRALAAGKVAAIIGIEGGEALQGRLGILRLLHRLGVRLIGLTWNERNDLADGAGDARSGGGLSQLGEQVVREMNRLGMVVDVSHLSDAGFYDVLAVSSQPVVASHSNCRALCPHPRNLTDDQIRALAARGGVMGMNFFARFLRPEGPATIDDVVRHIEHIAALVGPAHIGLGSDFDGISETPQGLEDVTRLPRLVEALLRRNWKEEHLRWILGENFLRVFRQVWSAGEPAYPVPEDPAGGARGGEP; encoded by the coding sequence ATGTCCTATACGCCCTACGGCCCCATTGTGGATGCCCATGTCGACACCGTCCTTGATCTGGCCGCCGGTCGCCGGCGGCTGGGCGAGCGTTCCTACCAGGGCCATGTGGACCTGCCCCGCCTGGAAGAGGCTGGCGTCGGCGTGCAGGTCTTCGCCCACTATATCGAACCCGTTTACAAGCCCCATGCCGCCCTGATCCGCTTCATGGAGCTTTACGACGTGTTCCTCCGGGAGGTGGCCCTCTACCCCGACCGGATCACCGTGGTGACCACCGTCGCAGAGCTGGATCGCGCCCTGGCGGCGGGGAAGGTGGCTGCCATCATCGGCATCGAGGGGGGCGAGGCCCTGCAGGGCCGGCTGGGCATCCTGCGCCTGCTCCATCGCCTGGGGGTTCGGTTGATCGGCCTGACCTGGAACGAGCGCAACGACCTGGCCGACGGAGCCGGCGACGCCCGCAGCGGGGGCGGCCTTTCCCAGCTGGGGGAGCAGGTGGTGCGGGAGATGAACCGCCTGGGCATGGTGGTTGACGTGAGCCACCTCTCCGATGCCGGCTTCTACGATGTCCTGGCCGTATCAAGCCAACCCGTGGTGGCCTCCCACTCCAACTGCCGGGCCCTTTGCCCCCACCCGCGCAACCTGACCGACGACCAGATCCGCGCCCTGGCCGCCCGGGGGGGCGTCATGGGGATGAACTTCTTCGCCCGGTTCCTCCGGCCCGAGGGCCCCGCCACCATCGACGACGTGGTTCGACATATCGAACACATCGCCGCCCTGGTGGGCCCCGCCCACATCGGCCTGGGCTCGGATTTCGACGGCATCAGCGAGACACCCCAGGGGCTGGAGGACGTCACCCGCCTGCCACGGCTGGTCGAAGCGCTGCTGCGACGCAACTGGAAGGAAGAACACCTGCGCTGGATCCTGGGTGAGAATTTCCTCCGGGTCTTCCGCCAGGTGTGGTCGGCGGGTGAGCCGGCCTACCCGGTGCCGGAGGACCCGGCCGGCGGAGCCCGTGGAGGGGAACCTTGA
- a CDS encoding leucyl aminopeptidase, with product MPEVAFRVVPVTEVAADAVVVNLFEGVTVPGGATGAVDQALHGAIQEAIAAGALRGRLGEVLVLPTLGRLPARWVVVAGLGPREEFGRVAARTASATALRAAKKHGCRSVATIAHGAGIGGLDPQLAALATVEGALLGLYRYQPVGPVGRPGEGGEAAGGGRGAAGLGGAPAHGGSREGAAGSWAGSAARQAGPGAPAGAGLETAHETSHALGLLGGAVDPTGRRGGRPLGRRARAGDEGDGAGVERIWLVDRSGAQQQALERGLQEGRILAEAVITARQLGNRPANDLTPARLAEAAARLEELPGVQVTVLDEEELRRRGFGAILAVGQGSAQPPRLIAIDYVGPGRDGSEPPDAAFVGKGVTFDTGGISLKPREGMEDMKFDMMGAAAVIAALEAVARLALPARLLGVVAAVENMPGGRAFKPGDVITTYDGTTVEVNNTDAEGRLILADALAYARERGARRLIDLATLTGAMVIALGHHVAGLFANDDAWAARVLRAAGAAGEPLWRLPLVASYRERLRSEYADLRNTGGRPAGSITAALFLQTFAGDTPWAHLDIAGVAWSDRVEGDHGKGATGYGVRTLVELARNLAAGGRA from the coding sequence ATGCCGGAGGTCGCCTTTCGCGTGGTGCCGGTGACGGAGGTGGCCGCCGACGCCGTGGTGGTCAACCTGTTTGAGGGGGTCACGGTGCCGGGCGGCGCCACGGGGGCGGTGGATCAGGCGCTCCACGGCGCCATTCAGGAAGCCATCGCCGCCGGCGCCCTGCGCGGCCGGCTGGGGGAGGTGCTGGTGCTGCCCACCCTGGGCCGGCTTCCCGCCCGCTGGGTGGTGGTGGCGGGCCTGGGCCCGCGGGAGGAGTTCGGCCGCGTGGCAGCCCGGACGGCCTCTGCCACCGCGCTGCGGGCGGCGAAGAAGCACGGCTGCCGCTCGGTGGCCACCATTGCCCACGGTGCCGGCATCGGCGGGCTGGATCCGCAGCTGGCCGCCCTGGCCACGGTGGAGGGTGCCCTCCTGGGCCTGTACCGCTACCAGCCCGTAGGGCCGGTGGGGCGGCCCGGTGAGGGCGGTGAGGCAGCAGGAGGCGGCAGGGGCGCGGCAGGGCTGGGCGGTGCCCCGGCCCATGGAGGCAGCAGGGAAGGAGCCGCGGGGTCCTGGGCCGGATCCGCCGCCCGCCAGGCGGGGCCCGGCGCCCCGGCTGGGGCAGGCCTGGAGACAGCTCACGAAACGAGCCACGCCCTGGGCCTTCTGGGGGGTGCCGTCGACCCCACGGGGCGCCGCGGCGGCCGGCCCCTGGGACGGCGCGCCCGGGCCGGGGACGAAGGCGATGGGGCCGGCGTGGAGCGGATCTGGCTGGTCGACCGCAGCGGCGCGCAGCAGCAGGCGCTGGAGCGGGGCCTGCAGGAAGGGCGCATCCTCGCCGAAGCCGTCATCACCGCTCGCCAGCTGGGCAACCGGCCGGCCAACGACCTGACGCCGGCCCGGCTGGCCGAGGCGGCCGCGCGCCTGGAGGAGCTGCCCGGCGTGCAGGTGACCGTCCTGGACGAGGAGGAGCTGCGGCGGCGTGGCTTCGGGGCCATCCTGGCCGTGGGCCAGGGCAGTGCCCAGCCGCCGCGGCTCATTGCCATCGACTACGTGGGGCCGGGGCGGGATGGATCGGAACCGCCCGACGCCGCTTTCGTGGGCAAGGGCGTCACCTTCGACACGGGCGGCATCTCCCTCAAGCCCCGGGAAGGCATGGAGGACATGAAGTTCGACATGATGGGCGCGGCGGCGGTCATCGCGGCGCTGGAGGCCGTGGCCCGGCTGGCCCTGCCCGCCCGGCTGCTGGGTGTGGTGGCCGCGGTGGAGAACATGCCCGGCGGCCGCGCCTTCAAGCCCGGTGACGTGATCACCACCTACGACGGCACCACCGTGGAGGTGAACAACACCGACGCGGAGGGGCGCCTGATCCTGGCCGATGCCCTGGCCTACGCCCGCGAGCGGGGTGCCCGGCGGCTGATCGACCTGGCGACCCTGACCGGCGCCATGGTCATCGCCCTGGGGCATCACGTGGCGGGCCTGTTTGCCAACGACGATGCCTGGGCAGCGCGGGTGCTGCGGGCCGCCGGCGCCGCCGGCGAGCCCCTGTGGCGGCTTCCCCTGGTGGCGTCCTATCGGGAGCGGCTGCGCAGCGAGTATGCCGACCTGCGCAACACCGGCGGCCGGCCCGCCGGGTCCATCACCGCGGCCCTGTTCCTCCAGACCTTTGCCGGCGACACGCCCTGGGCGCACCTGGACATCGCTGGGGTGGCCTGGTCCGACCGGGTCGAGGGCGATCACGGCAAGGGCGCCACGGGCTACGGCGTCCGCACCCTGGTGGAACTGGCCCGCAACCTGGCGGCGGGGGGACGGGCATGA
- a CDS encoding PHP domain-containing protein, with protein sequence MTPERGGADLHTHTTASDGTVTPRERIRMAQEAGLEFVGITDHDTLAGLPAAREAAREAGVVLVPGVELSTDVDLGSRRVGVHILGYWVDEADEPLVQLLARRRASREQRLARMLQRLAEAGIVLDEARIRAMAQGGAIGRPHVARALVDAGVVATVAEAFERYLTPGKPGYVPRAPLAPEEAIAAIRAAGGVPVLAHPGLLPARLHGLWPTWKKVGLEGVEVYHSKHSPEQAAAFLARASELDLVPTGGSDCHGPQPGQPALMGQVRVPREWVERLAARAADPKCTL encoded by the coding sequence ATGACGCCGGAGCGGGGTGGGGCCGACCTGCACACCCACACCACCGCCTCCGACGGCACCGTCACTCCCCGAGAGCGCATCCGCATGGCCCAGGAGGCGGGGCTCGAGTTCGTCGGCATCACGGACCACGACACCCTGGCCGGCCTGCCGGCGGCCCGGGAAGCGGCGCGGGAGGCCGGGGTGGTTCTGGTGCCGGGGGTCGAACTCAGCACCGACGTCGACCTGGGTAGCCGCCGGGTTGGCGTTCACATCCTGGGGTACTGGGTCGACGAGGCCGACGAGCCCCTGGTGCAGCTGCTGGCGCGCCGCAGGGCCTCGCGGGAGCAGCGGCTGGCCCGCATGCTGCAGCGCCTGGCGGAGGCCGGGATCGTCCTGGATGAGGCGCGGATTCGGGCCATGGCCCAAGGGGGCGCCATAGGGCGCCCCCACGTGGCCCGGGCCCTCGTGGACGCCGGGGTGGTGGCCACGGTGGCCGAAGCCTTTGAGCGGTACCTGACGCCGGGCAAGCCGGGCTACGTGCCCCGCGCGCCCCTGGCGCCGGAAGAGGCCATCGCGGCCATCCGGGCCGCGGGGGGCGTGCCCGTCCTGGCCCATCCGGGCCTCCTGCCCGCCCGCCTGCACGGCCTGTGGCCAACCTGGAAAAAGGTGGGCCTCGAAGGCGTCGAGGTCTATCACTCCAAGCACAGCCCCGAGCAGGCCGCCGCGTTCCTGGCGCGAGCGAGCGAGCTGGATCTGGTGCCCACCGGAGGATCCGATTGCCACGGACCCCAGCCGGGCCAGCCCGCCCTGATGGGGCAGGTGCGGGTTCCGCGGGAGTGGGTGGAGCGACTGGCCGCCCGGGCGGCCGATCCAAAGTGCACCCTCTAG
- a CDS encoding acyl transferase, whose amino-acid sequence MEPGAMPEGGLSQASHAGGAPPAAGTGPGAAVASGDTAAWQAALPALTRRPPYACPRCTGNRASFTLLWPLTWSVRKNAHTGQVEEWRAGPALATAAGGEPDLTVRCELCGFAGPESMFTAAARRLPPPFPAGPAAGG is encoded by the coding sequence GTGGAACCCGGCGCAATGCCTGAAGGCGGGCTTTCCCAGGCCTCCCACGCCGGCGGGGCGCCTCCGGCGGCCGGAACGGGGCCTGGTGCTGCGGTGGCGTCCGGCGACACCGCCGCCTGGCAGGCGGCCCTGCCCGCCCTGACCCGGCGGCCGCCTTATGCGTGCCCGCGCTGCACCGGCAACCGGGCCTCCTTTACCCTGCTGTGGCCGCTGACCTGGTCCGTGCGGAAGAACGCCCACACGGGTCAGGTGGAGGAGTGGCGGGCAGGACCGGCGCTGGCCACCGCGGCCGGCGGAGAGCCGGACCTGACGGTGCGGTGCGAGCTTTGCGGCTTTGCGGGTCCGGAGTCCATGTTCACCGCTGCGGCCCGCCGCTTGCCGCCGCCTTTCCCGGCAGGACCCGCCGCCGGCGGATGA
- the miaB gene encoding tRNA (N6-isopentenyl adenosine(37)-C2)-methylthiotransferase MiaB, with protein METLPLIPRPGAAGTQDYRVLQAQWATRYGAYRDEQNVWRLADGRTLAESIFGKPHPAYKILTWGCQMNERDSEILAGQLEEMGMVPAGLLDDADLILLNTCAVRETAEEKVFGTIGYLKVLKQKNPDLILGLCGCMAQEEATIRRIQRYYPHVDLVFGTHNVHQLPQLIERVRREEGMVVDVWQAAEGVVEHLPSRRAGGVKAWVNIIYGCDKFCTFCIVPTTRGRERSRRPEDVIAEVEYLAAEGYKEVTLLGQNVNSYGKDLGIGFDFADLLARLDQVPGIRWIRYTTSHPRDFTDKLIRTIAESDKVTEHFHLPVQSGSNQVLRWMNRRYTREYYLRLIEKIREAVPDACITTDIIVGFPKETEEDFRQTLDLVRQVEYDNAFTFIYSPREGTPAARWPQLPREVKQERLERLMEVQYEINLRKNKRLVGQRAVVLIDGPSKKNPQVLSARTRTNKLVLVPGDAAWAGRFARVEITRAQTFTLEGRLLELLPDDAPEIGRHGQFSPYGAAAQGA; from the coding sequence ATGGAAACCCTGCCCCTGATCCCGCGGCCGGGGGCGGCAGGCACCCAGGACTACCGGGTGCTGCAGGCCCAGTGGGCCACCCGTTACGGCGCCTACCGGGACGAACAGAACGTCTGGCGCCTGGCCGACGGCCGCACCCTGGCCGAGTCGATCTTCGGCAAGCCCCACCCTGCGTACAAGATCCTGACCTGGGGCTGCCAGATGAACGAGCGCGACAGCGAGATCCTGGCCGGCCAGCTGGAAGAGATGGGCATGGTCCCGGCCGGCCTCCTGGACGACGCGGACCTGATCCTGCTCAACACCTGCGCCGTGCGGGAGACGGCGGAGGAGAAGGTCTTCGGCACCATCGGCTACCTGAAGGTGCTCAAGCAGAAGAACCCGGACCTGATCCTGGGCCTGTGCGGCTGCATGGCCCAGGAGGAGGCCACCATTCGCCGCATCCAGCGGTACTATCCCCACGTGGACCTGGTGTTCGGCACCCACAACGTCCACCAGCTGCCCCAGCTGATCGAGCGGGTGCGGCGGGAAGAGGGGATGGTGGTCGACGTCTGGCAGGCGGCGGAGGGCGTGGTCGAACACCTGCCCTCGCGGCGGGCCGGGGGCGTCAAGGCGTGGGTCAACATCATCTATGGTTGCGACAAGTTCTGCACCTTCTGCATCGTGCCCACCACCCGCGGGCGCGAGCGCAGCCGCCGCCCGGAAGACGTCATCGCCGAGGTGGAGTACCTGGCCGCCGAGGGGTACAAGGAGGTCACCCTGCTAGGCCAGAACGTCAACTCCTACGGCAAGGACCTGGGCATCGGGTTCGATTTCGCGGACCTGTTGGCTCGCCTGGACCAGGTACCGGGGATCCGCTGGATCCGGTACACCACCTCCCACCCCCGGGACTTCACCGACAAGCTGATCCGGACCATCGCGGAGTCCGACAAGGTGACGGAGCACTTCCACCTGCCGGTGCAGTCCGGATCGAACCAGGTGCTGCGCTGGATGAACCGGCGCTACACCCGGGAGTACTACTTGCGCCTGATCGAGAAGATCCGGGAGGCGGTGCCGGACGCCTGCATCACCACGGACATCATCGTCGGGTTCCCCAAGGAGACCGAGGAAGACTTTCGCCAGACCCTGGACCTGGTGCGGCAGGTGGAGTACGACAACGCCTTCACCTTCATCTACTCGCCCCGGGAGGGCACGCCGGCCGCCCGCTGGCCCCAGCTGCCGCGGGAGGTCAAGCAGGAGCGCCTGGAGCGGCTGATGGAGGTGCAGTACGAGATCAACCTGCGGAAGAACAAGCGCCTGGTGGGCCAGAGGGCCGTGGTCCTCATCGACGGGCCCAGCAAGAAGAACCCGCAGGTCCTCAGCGCCCGCACCCGGACGAACAAGCTGGTGCTGGTGCCCGGCGACGCCGCCTGGGCCGGCCGCTTCGCCCGGGTGGAGATCACCCGGGCCCAGACCTTCACCCTGGAGGGGCGGCTGCTGGAGCTCTTGCCGGACGACGCGCCCGAAATCGGGCGGCACGGGCAGTTCTCGCCCTACGGCGCCGCGGCCCAGGGGGCCTGA
- the mutS gene encoding DNA mismatch repair protein MutS, protein MAGAGDEPAATGPRAGPAAPARLAGPVAQDPVAQDPGDGTVPALQQAGSGLEAGSAGGGPQVLGLAYADVSTGEFTIAQLAGDDPLRLALDELARLQAAECLLGPGLEGPGAAKLEQALRERGCTVTRTPAGPWRLREAAAALAAQFGRPAVGQARAETGAAAVSAGGGLLAYLRATQKVDLEHLRRLRTDALGQWLAIDANSRRNLELVRRLRDGSRQGTLLDVLDLTETAMGRRLLRQWIERPLVDPAAISARLDAVEALVRDPFLRAGLRQLLAGMQDLPRLLGRVGYQQANARDLLGIARALERLPDLAAQLEGAAGAGPLGRLEAVRQALDPQLARLAARLRGALVDDPPAGITEGGLIRDGFHPEVDALRQAMAQGRHWIAALEARERERTGIKSLKVGFNKVFGYYIEVTRANRHLVPPDYERRQTLAGAERFVTPELKAMESRILGAEERLAALEHQLFLELRQEVAAAIPQLQATADALAELDVLAALAEAAARYGYVRPRLGSGRRLRIRAGRHPVLDRTLEGRFVPNDIDLDGEEERVMLITGPNMAGKSTFMRQVALIVIMAQMGSFVPAAEAEIGLVDRIFCRVGASDDLASGQSTFMVEVAETALAVHHATPRSLILLDEIGRGTSTFDGIAIARAVIEYIHDRIGARTLVSTHYHELTGLAATRPGIRNYHARVVEEGDSIRFLWRIAPGGADRSYGINVARLAGLPVEIVERAKAILAELDRRAGPRQLSLADLMASPVAASPSRDEPGTGPADVAGGAPPAGVPGSGGGGSLPAGPRPGAAAGEAGGMATTGRAGGEAPGTAGLGPGSPAEAPSGAGAPPGWSQAAAAREPGTGEPPGPAGVSGTGPRDPGAAPEPVAPAATATGAGAGAPAAGGMGAPAVPPAGERLARVWLEQLARLDLVRLTPLDAMNLLYAWQRRLKRLAEGGE, encoded by the coding sequence ATGGCAGGGGCCGGGGACGAACCGGCCGCGACCGGGCCCCGGGCCGGCCCGGCGGCCCCGGCCCGTTTGGCCGGCCCGGTGGCCCAGGACCCTGTGGCCCAGGACCCTGGTGATGGCACGGTCCCGGCCCTGCAGCAGGCAGGAAGCGGCCTTGAGGCCGGGAGCGCTGGCGGGGGCCCGCAGGTTCTGGGGCTTGCCTACGCCGACGTGTCCACGGGCGAGTTCACCATCGCCCAGCTGGCCGGGGACGACCCCCTGCGCCTGGCCCTGGACGAGCTGGCCCGGCTGCAGGCGGCCGAGTGCCTGCTGGGACCGGGGCTCGAGGGACCTGGTGCCGCCAAGCTGGAGCAGGCCCTGCGGGAGCGAGGCTGCACGGTCACCCGGACTCCGGCCGGCCCCTGGCGCCTCCGGGAAGCCGCCGCCGCCCTGGCGGCCCAGTTTGGCCGGCCGGCGGTCGGCCAGGCCCGGGCGGAGACCGGGGCCGCCGCCGTCAGCGCGGGTGGCGGGCTGCTGGCCTACCTCCGGGCCACGCAAAAGGTGGACCTGGAGCACCTGCGCCGGCTGCGGACCGATGCCCTGGGTCAGTGGCTGGCCATCGACGCCAACAGCCGCCGGAACCTGGAGCTGGTGCGCCGGCTGCGGGACGGCTCCCGCCAGGGCACCCTGCTGGACGTGCTGGACCTGACGGAGACGGCCATGGGCCGGCGACTCTTGCGGCAGTGGATCGAGCGGCCCCTGGTGGACCCTGCGGCCATCTCCGCCCGGCTCGATGCGGTGGAGGCCCTGGTGCGCGACCCCTTCCTGCGCGCCGGGCTGCGGCAGCTGCTGGCCGGCATGCAGGACCTGCCCCGCCTGCTGGGCCGGGTGGGCTACCAGCAGGCCAACGCCCGCGACCTGCTGGGCATCGCCCGCGCCCTGGAGCGGCTGCCGGACCTGGCGGCCCAGCTGGAGGGAGCCGCCGGGGCCGGCCCCCTGGGCCGGCTGGAGGCCGTCCGTCAGGCCCTGGATCCCCAGCTGGCCCGCCTGGCCGCCCGGTTGCGAGGGGCGCTGGTGGACGATCCGCCCGCCGGCATCACCGAGGGCGGGCTGATCCGGGACGGGTTCCACCCCGAAGTGGATGCCCTGCGCCAGGCCATGGCCCAGGGCCGCCACTGGATCGCGGCCCTGGAGGCCCGGGAGAGGGAGCGCACGGGCATCAAATCCCTGAAGGTGGGCTTCAACAAGGTCTTCGGGTACTACATCGAGGTGACCCGGGCCAACCGGCACCTGGTGCCTCCCGACTACGAGCGGCGGCAGACCCTGGCCGGCGCCGAGCGTTTTGTCACCCCGGAGCTCAAGGCCATGGAGAGCCGGATCCTGGGGGCGGAGGAACGCCTGGCGGCCCTGGAGCACCAGCTGTTCCTCGAGCTGCGGCAGGAGGTGGCCGCGGCCATCCCCCAGCTGCAGGCCACCGCCGACGCCCTGGCCGAGCTGGACGTGCTGGCGGCCCTGGCCGAGGCCGCGGCCCGGTACGGCTACGTGCGGCCCCGGCTCGGTTCCGGCCGACGGCTGCGGATCCGGGCGGGGCGGCACCCCGTGCTGGACCGGACGCTGGAGGGCCGGTTCGTCCCCAACGACATCGATCTGGACGGCGAAGAGGAACGGGTCATGCTGATCACCGGCCCCAACATGGCCGGAAAGAGCACCTTCATGCGCCAGGTGGCCCTCATCGTCATCATGGCCCAGATGGGCAGCTTCGTGCCGGCCGCCGAGGCGGAGATCGGCCTGGTGGACCGGATCTTCTGCCGGGTGGGGGCCAGCGACGACCTGGCCTCGGGCCAGTCCACCTTCATGGTGGAGGTGGCGGAGACGGCCCTGGCCGTGCACCACGCCACCCCCCGCAGCCTGATCCTGCTGGACGAGATCGGCCGCGGTACCAGCACCTTCGACGGCATCGCCATCGCCCGGGCGGTGATCGAGTACATCCACGACCGCATTGGGGCCCGCACCCTGGTGTCGACCCACTACCATGAGCTGACGGGCCTGGCGGCCACGCGCCCCGGCATCCGCAACTACCACGCCCGGGTGGTGGAGGAAGGGGACAGCATCCGCTTCCTCTGGCGCATCGCGCCCGGCGGCGCCGATCGCAGCTACGGCATCAATGTGGCTCGGCTGGCCGGGTTGCCGGTGGAGATCGTGGAGCGGGCCAAGGCCATCCTGGCGGAACTGGACCGGCGGGCCGGGCCGCGGCAGCTCTCCCTGGCCGACCTGATGGCGAGCCCCGTGGCGGCTTCGCCGTCCCGGGACGAACCCGGCACCGGCCCCGCCGACGTGGCCGGCGGGGCTCCGCCGGCGGGGGTCCCCGGCTCCGGCGGTGGCGGCAGCCTGCCCGCCGGGCCGCGGCCGGGCGCCGCGGCGGGGGAGGCCGGCGGGATGGCAACGACCGGGCGGGCCGGCGGCGAGGCGCCGGGGACCGCGGGCCTCGGGCCGGGCTCGCCGGCGGAGGCACCGAGTGGTGCCGGGGCGCCGCCGGGCTGGTCCCAGGCCGCCGCCGCCCGGGAGCCCGGCACGGGGGAGCCTCCCGGCCCGGCCGGGGTCTCAGGGACCGGGCCCCGGGACCCCGGTGCGGCCCCCGAACCTGTCGCCCCGGCCGCCACCGCCACCGGGGCGGGGGCCGGGGCGCCGGCCGCCGGGGGGATGGGGGCCCCCGCCGTCCCGCCCGCAGGGGAGCGCCTGGCGCGGGTCTGGCTCGAGCAGCTGGCCCGCCTGGATCTGGTCCGCCTGACGCCGCTGGATGCAATGAACCTGCTCTACGCCTGGCAGCGGCGGCTGAAGCGGCTCGCGGAGGGCGGCGAATAG
- the mutL gene encoding DNA mismatch repair endonuclease MutL has translation MGRIRRLDPQVINQIAAGEVVERPASVVKELVENSLDAGARRIRIDVAEGGLRSITVSDDGCGMDPDDALLAVERHATSKISRLDDLVRAGTLGFRGEALAAMASVARLELVTRPPAAEGGFRVVVEGGAERSAGPWASPPGTRVTVRDLFFNTPARRKHLKGPVAEFGRIADVVTAHALARPDVRFELWHNGREVLRTSGSGDPAVVVLECFGPDVAAGLIPVAAADDACRIEGYVGAPRIARASRAWQFISINRRPVEVSSLRFSLENAYRHLLPARRYPVAVLAVTVPGEEVDVNVHPAKLEVRLVRERAVASLLYRAVEGALAERDLLRPAAPGPFPENGGERPTPRGGRRGGRQGPWRPGAPRWVRGASWAVRPGSGPAPEAAAEAAAAYGGATAAWLEAFRRGAEPQGTGAAPGPRPERAAEPAGTSRPGPEPPGEGPGGPGARTGATAGGTGSPAAGTRPFAREAEVPALARPEPGPAHPGPQDRDLLLRLEPLGQVAGTYLACAGPDGLYLVDQHAAHERIYFERFLAQGASQPGVPTQLLAVPVVLDLPATEYALLLEQAGAVARLGFQVEPFGPRSVAVRAVPAALADRPAPSLLADLLARLLAEAVRGGGQEAPILDTDRAARILAACKAAIKAGDRLHPQEMTQLLADLARCRQPYACPHGRPTVIRLGVEELERRFGRRGGG, from the coding sequence ATGGGCAGGATCCGGCGCCTGGATCCCCAGGTGATCAACCAGATCGCCGCCGGCGAGGTGGTGGAACGGCCCGCCTCGGTGGTCAAGGAGCTGGTGGAGAACAGCCTGGATGCCGGCGCCCGCCGCATCCGCATCGACGTGGCGGAGGGCGGCCTGCGCTCCATCACCGTGTCCGACGACGGCTGCGGCATGGACCCCGACGATGCCCTGCTGGCCGTGGAGCGCCACGCCACCAGCAAGATCAGCCGCCTGGACGATCTGGTCCGCGCCGGCACCCTGGGCTTCCGGGGCGAGGCCCTGGCGGCCATGGCCTCGGTGGCCCGCCTGGAGCTGGTCACCCGGCCGCCGGCGGCGGAGGGCGGCTTCCGGGTGGTGGTCGAAGGTGGCGCCGAGCGCAGCGCCGGGCCCTGGGCCAGCCCACCCGGCACCCGGGTGACCGTGCGGGACCTGTTCTTCAACACGCCCGCCCGGCGCAAGCACCTCAAGGGGCCCGTGGCCGAGTTCGGCCGCATCGCCGACGTGGTCACCGCCCACGCCCTGGCCCGGCCCGACGTACGCTTCGAGCTCTGGCACAACGGCCGGGAGGTGCTGCGCACCTCCGGCAGCGGCGACCCGGCGGTGGTGGTGCTGGAGTGCTTCGGGCCGGACGTGGCCGCCGGCCTGATCCCGGTGGCGGCCGCCGACGACGCCTGCCGGATCGAGGGTTACGTGGGGGCTCCGCGCATCGCCCGGGCCAGCCGTGCCTGGCAGTTTATCAGCATCAACCGCCGGCCCGTCGAGGTGTCGAGCCTGCGTTTCAGCCTGGAGAACGCCTACCGCCACCTGCTGCCCGCCCGCCGCTACCCCGTCGCCGTGCTGGCGGTGACGGTACCGGGTGAGGAGGTCGACGTCAACGTCCACCCCGCCAAGCTGGAGGTGCGCCTGGTGCGGGAACGGGCGGTGGCGTCCCTGCTCTACCGGGCGGTGGAAGGTGCCCTGGCCGAGCGGGACCTGCTGCGACCGGCGGCGCCGGGACCGTTCCCTGAGAACGGCGGCGAGCGGCCCACCCCCCGCGGGGGGCGCCGGGGGGGCCGACAGGGGCCCTGGCGTCCGGGGGCGCCCCGGTGGGTCCGGGGGGCGTCCTGGGCGGTTCGGCCGGGGAGTGGGCCGGCTCCCGAAGCGGCGGCGGAAGCCGCGGCGGCCTATGGGGGTGCCACGGCCGCCTGGCTGGAGGCCTTCCGCCGGGGGGCGGAACCCCAGGGGACCGGGGCGGCACCCGGGCCGCGACCGGAACGGGCCGCCGAACCAGCGGGGACGTCCAGGCCAGGGCCCGAGCCGCCCGGCGAGGGGCCGGGGGGTCCGGGGGCCAGGACGGGTGCCACAGCAGGTGGAACGGGCAGCCCGGCGGCAGGGACCCGGCCGTTTGCCCGGGAGGCGGAGGTGCCGGCCCTCGCCAGGCCCGAACCGGGGCCCGCGCACCCCGGGCCGCAAGACCGGGATCTGCTGCTGCGCCTGGAGCCCCTCGGCCAGGTGGCGGGGACCTACCTGGCCTGTGCGGGACCCGACGGCCTGTACCTGGTCGACCAGCATGCCGCCCACGAGCGGATCTACTTCGAGCGGTTTCTGGCCCAGGGGGCCAGCCAGCCCGGGGTGCCCACCCAGCTGCTGGCCGTTCCGGTGGTGCTGGACCTGCCTGCCACGGAATACGCGCTGTTGCTGGAGCAGGCCGGCGCCGTGGCCCGCCTGGGCTTTCAGGTTGAGCCCTTCGGGCCCCGCTCCGTTGCCGTGCGGGCGGTGCCGGCCGCCCTGGCCGACCGCCCGGCCCCGTCCTTGCTGGCCGACCTCCTGGCGCGGCTGCTGGCCGAGGCGGTCCGGGGCGGCGGGCAGGAGGCCCCCATCCTGGACACCGACCGGGCAGCCCGGATCCTGGCGGCCTGCAAGGCGGCCATCAAGGCGGGGGACCGGCTCCACCCCCAGGAGATGACCCAGCTCCTGGCCGATCTGGCCCGCTGCCGGCAACCCTATGCCTGTCCCCACGGCCGGCCCACGGTGATCCGGCTGGGGGTGGAAGAGCTGGAGCGCCGGTTCGGTCGCCGGGGCGGGGGGTGA